In Leptodactylus fuscus isolate aLepFus1 chromosome 2, aLepFus1.hap2, whole genome shotgun sequence, one genomic interval encodes:
- the LOC142196000 gene encoding collagenase 3-like, translating into MLQVHCLVLLSLCYGALAMPRPQNDDDGMSPDDWEFAKEYLNKFYPMTNKGRSAFTERLEAMQKFFRMKVTGKLDKGTMDMMKSPRCGMPDVAEFTTFNGRPRWQKTSITYRMLNYTPDLPAPVVDDAIRRALNVWSQVTPLSFTKVNSGDADILIQFSAQSHGDQNPFDGPSGVLAHAYAPGPRIGGDAHFDEGERWTNNQAGFNLFLVAAHEFGHSLGLGHSDDRRALMFPTYQFVNTNNFRLSQDDVNGIQSLYGRRRQ; encoded by the exons ATGCTGCAAGTACATTGCTTGGTCCTCCTTTCACTGTGTTATGGCGCACTTGCCATGCCAAGACCCCAAAATGATGACGATGGTATGAGTCCTGATGATTGGGAGTTTGCAAAG GAATACTTAAACAAATTTTACCCAATGACCAATAAAGGAAGAAGTGCATTTACAGAAAGGCTTGAGGCAATGCAAAAATTCTTCAGAATGAAAGTAACTGGAAAATTAGACAAAGGCACAATGGATATGATGAAAAGCCCAAGGTGCGGCATGCCAGATGTGGCCGAGTTCACCACATTCAATGGAAGACCAAGATGGCAGAAAACCTCCATTACCTACAG AATGCTGAATTACACCCCAGATCTTCCCGCCCCTGTGGTTGATGATGCAATCCGGAGGGCGTTGAATGTTTGGAGCCAAGTCACCCCACTAAGTTTCACCAAAGTCAACAGTGGAGATGCGGATATCCTCATCCAGTTCAGTGCACAAT CACATGGCGATCAGAATCCGTTTGATGGACCCAGTGGTGTACTAGCCCATGCCTATGCTCCTGGACCCCGCATAGGTGGTGATGCCCATTTCGATGAAGGTGAAAGATGGACAAATAACCAAGCAG GCTTTAATCTCTTCCTGGTGGCTGCACATGAATTTGGTCACTCCTTGGGACTTGGACACTCTGATGATCGTCGAGCCCTGATGTTTCCCACCTACCAATTTGTAAACACAAACAATTTCCGCCTGTCACAAGACGATGTCAATGGaatacagtcactgtatggtagAAGGCGCCAATAA
- the LOC142196001 gene encoding collagenase 3-like, with protein MLQVHCLVLLSLCYGAFAMPRPQKDDGMSPADWEFAKEYLNKFYPTTNKGKSQFTERLEAMQKFFRMKVTGKLDKDTMDMMKSPRCGMPDVAEFTTFRGRPRWQKTSITYRIQNYTPDLPAPVVNDAIQRAFKVWSQVTPLRFTRVNSGIADILIQFSARAHGDQIPFDGPNGVLAHAFAPGPGIGGDAHFDEGERWSNNQAGINLFLVAAHEFGHSLGLGHSEDRRALMFPTYRYVNTDNFRLSQDDINGIQSLYGRRRK; from the exons ATGCTGCAAGTACATTGCTTGGTCCTCCTTTCACTGTGTTATGGTGCTTTTGCCATGCCAAGACCCCAAAAGGACGATGGTATGAGTCCTGCAGATTGGGAATTTGCAAAG GAATACTTAAACAAGTTTTACCCAACCACCAATAAAGGAAAAAGTCAATTTACAGAAAGGCTTGAGGCAATGCAAAAATTCTTCAGAATGAAAGTTACAGGAAAGTTAGACAAAGACACAATGGATATGATGAAAAGCCCAAGGTGCGGCATGCCAGATGTGGCCGAGTTCACCACATTCCGTGGAAGACCAAGATGGCAGAAAACCTCCATTACCTACAG AATTCAGAATTACACCCCAGATCTTCCCGCCCCTGTGGTCAATGATGCAATCCAGAGGGCGTTCAAAGTTTGGAGCCAAGTCACCCCGCTGAGGTTCACCAGAGTCAACAGTGGAATTGCAGATATTCTCATCCAGTTCAGTGCACGAG CACATGGCGATCAGATTCCCTTTGATGGACCCAATGGTGTACTGGCTCATGCCTTCGCTCCTGGAcctggaataggtggtgatgcccATTTTGATGAAGGTGAAAGGTGGTCAAATAACCAAGCAG GCATTAACCTCTTCCTGGTGGCTGCACACGAGTTTGGCCATTCCTTAGGACTTGGTCATTCTGAGGACCGTCGAGCCCTGATGTTTCCCACCTACCGTTACGTAAACACAGACAATTTCCGCCTCTCACAAGACGACATCAACGGaatacagtcactgtatggtagAAGGCGCAAATAA